The following proteins come from a genomic window of Miscanthus floridulus cultivar M001 chromosome 2, ASM1932011v1, whole genome shotgun sequence:
- the LOC136538633 gene encoding WD40 repeat-containing protein HOS15-like isoform X2 has translation MIPQGTLIRIVQKGLQYIELEANSEIGSDDEHHFFESLDLMTNDLDELMKKITSSGKHSSVENDKEQKIDSVETDKAQKIDSAETTTTYRKQPMRKTKAAQNSKPDEIATMRKAEPVKRAKAQSINSAETLQKTGSVETTTGLGCHLSWIGRKPRLRKRKH, from the exons ATGATCCCACAAGGTACCTTGATCAGAATCGTGCAGAAAGGTCTTCAGTACATTGAACTTGAAGCAAAT TCTGAGATTGGCAGCGATGACGAGCACCACTTCTTTGAATCTCTGGACCTAATGACTAATGATTTAGATGAGCTGATGAAGAAAATTACCAGCAGTGGGAAGCACAGTTCTGTCGAAAACGACAAAGAGCAGAAGATCGATTCAGTTGAGACTGACAAAGCGCAGAAGATTGATTCTGCTGAGACTACCACAACTTATAGGAAGCAGCCTATGCGGAAAACAAAGGCTGCACAGAACAGCAAACCTGATGAGATTGCTACAATGCGTAAAGCTGAGCCAGTGAAGCGTGCGAAGGCACAGAGCATCAATTCTGCTGAGACTCTGCAAAAGACCGGTTCTGTTGAGACTACCACAGGATTGGGGTGCCATCTTTCGTGGATAGGGAGGAAACCTAGACTCAGAAAACGAAAGCATTGA
- the LOC136538633 gene encoding WD40 repeat-containing protein HOS15-like isoform X1 produces MVKEGPQALTGTELNAAVYRYLQESGFVHTAFNFFYEAGIGKGNIQGMIPQGTLIRIVQKGLQYIELEANSEIGSDDEHHFFESLDLMTNDLDELMKKITSSGKHSSVENDKEQKIDSVETDKAQKIDSAETTTTYRKQPMRKTKAAQNSKPDEIATMRKAEPVKRAKAQSINSAETLQKTGSVETTTGLGCHLSWIGRKPRLRKRKH; encoded by the exons ATGGTGAAAGAAGGGCCTCAGGCCCTCACAGGAACTGAGTTGAATGCTGCCGTGTACAGATACCTCCAGGAATCAG GATTTGTGCATACAGCATTCAATTTCTTCTATGAGGCAGGCATTGGAAAAGGCAACATCCAGGGAATGATCCCACAAGGTACCTTGATCAGAATCGTGCAGAAAGGTCTTCAGTACATTGAACTTGAAGCAAAT TCTGAGATTGGCAGCGATGACGAGCACCACTTCTTTGAATCTCTGGACCTAATGACTAATGATTTAGATGAGCTGATGAAGAAAATTACCAGCAGTGGGAAGCACAGTTCTGTCGAAAACGACAAAGAGCAGAAGATCGATTCAGTTGAGACTGACAAAGCGCAGAAGATTGATTCTGCTGAGACTACCACAACTTATAGGAAGCAGCCTATGCGGAAAACAAAGGCTGCACAGAACAGCAAACCTGATGAGATTGCTACAATGCGTAAAGCTGAGCCAGTGAAGCGTGCGAAGGCACAGAGCATCAATTCTGCTGAGACTCTGCAAAAGACCGGTTCTGTTGAGACTACCACAGGATTGGGGTGCCATCTTTCGTGGATAGGGAGGAAACCTAGACTCAGAAAACGAAAGCATTGA